In Mongoliitalea daihaiensis, one DNA window encodes the following:
- a CDS encoding S1/P1 nuclease, whose product MKTTKHLTLAILMVFSFQTSSFAWGAIGHYVIGKIAEWQMQQETVKKVEAVLKQESISGVGVWMDNIRSDKKYDYTNTWHWVTTVDGEYDPSIQEPTGDAYSAFLMLKENLKKGGLTPEEERDQLRMLIHIVGDLHQPFHVGKPGDRGGNDVKVSYFNKETNIHAIWDSDLIENKKMSYTEIATELQKRINGDVLKRYQAATPADWLKEAAAIRPAMYDIPANNRIGYEYIYKHYHHVEERLMAGGIRLAQVLEEIYGK is encoded by the coding sequence ATGAAAACAACAAAACACCTGACGCTGGCCATTCTTATGGTTTTTTCCTTTCAGACGAGCTCGTTTGCTTGGGGAGCGATTGGACATTATGTTATTGGAAAAATTGCAGAGTGGCAGATGCAGCAAGAAACAGTCAAAAAAGTAGAAGCTGTATTGAAGCAAGAATCCATTTCTGGAGTAGGGGTATGGATGGATAATATCCGCTCTGATAAAAAGTATGACTACACAAACACCTGGCATTGGGTAACTACCGTAGATGGGGAATACGATCCAAGTATTCAAGAACCTACAGGAGATGCCTATTCTGCATTTTTGATGTTGAAAGAAAACCTAAAAAAAGGCGGCTTAACTCCCGAAGAGGAGCGTGACCAATTGCGCATGCTGATCCACATAGTAGGAGATCTACATCAGCCCTTCCATGTAGGCAAGCCTGGTGACAGAGGAGGGAATGATGTCAAAGTGAGCTATTTCAATAAGGAAACCAATATCCATGCGATATGGGATTCGGACTTGATCGAAAACAAAAAAATGAGCTACACCGAAATCGCAACCGAACTTCAGAAGAGAATCAATGGAGACGTCTTGAAGCGTTATCAAGCAGCTACGCCTGCTGACTGGTTAAAAGAAGCTGCAGCCATACGCCCAGCCATGTATGATATTCCTGCAAATAATCGTATCGGGTATGAATACATCTACAAGCACTATCACCATGTGGAAGAGCGCTTGATGGCAGGTGGGATTCGATTGGCACAGGTGCTGGAGGAGATATATGGAAAGTAA
- a CDS encoding carboxypeptidase regulatory-like domain-containing protein: MMYKNLKYLSFVLLLIFFTGCEEERVDIDRFGSISGIVVDGETLEPLEGVLVATTPASTTVITGPTGEFRFNRVRRGDVSISARRRDFLNSNVSVAVFEGENTFATFFLLKDERNIGNVSIFDPVPGNGSTNQPLTFAFRWRVEQDARDRQLTYNVFIFESNSTTQRLVGENLASPEVIVSDLRPNTTYFWYVLARFEGRNVANSPTWSFRTGN, from the coding sequence TTCGTTTGTATTACTACTTATCTTTTTTACTGGATGTGAAGAAGAAAGAGTAGATATTGATCGCTTTGGGTCAATCTCTGGGATTGTTGTAGATGGAGAAACTTTAGAGCCTTTAGAGGGTGTGTTGGTGGCAACTACTCCTGCTAGTACAACGGTTATTACAGGTCCTACAGGGGAGTTTCGATTTAATCGTGTCCGAAGAGGAGACGTTAGTATTTCAGCGCGAAGAAGGGATTTTCTCAATTCGAATGTAAGTGTTGCAGTTTTTGAAGGTGAAAACACGTTTGCTACCTTTTTCTTGCTCAAAGATGAGCGCAATATCGGGAATGTATCCATTTTTGACCCTGTACCAGGAAATGGGTCCACCAATCAGCCATTAACATTCGCGTTCCGCTGGAGAGTGGAACAAGATGCGAGAGATCGTCAGTTAACGTACAATGTGTTTATTTTTGAGTCAAACTCCACCACCCAGCGGTTGGTAGGGGAAAATCTTGCATCACCAGAAGTTATTGTATCTGACTTAAGACCAAATACAACCTATTTCTGGTATGTCTTAGCTAGATTTGAAGGTAGAAATGTTGCCAATAGTCCCACATGGAGCTTTAGAACAGGAAACTAA